In one Desulfonatronum sp. SC1 genomic region, the following are encoded:
- a CDS encoding formate dehydrogenase accessory protein FdhE codes for MTDLAKEEQRFSRKIGALRAKGNFPAAMLTLLETVAGKQYRAMAEQASGAETLVELSELTTPERHVQGASLLPRASFPLDLESAHELLMAILEDLRVMGSELGIGADRVMEALETKELSAERLFRAYLDEDQEFFAVWAEKTPTTPKLSFFLAQSALTPFIRSMARRIIETRPLNGVWEHGHCPVCGSLPYLSSLETREGLRMMHCSFCQSAYRVARIGCVYCGERDPQKLHYFDVEELRGFRVDLCDQCRMYVKTADFRQLDRISVPVLDDLESLSMDVLAQARGHVRPTLSAFGF; via the coding sequence ATGACTGACTTGGCAAAAGAAGAACAACGTTTTTCAAGAAAGATTGGCGCGTTGCGCGCCAAAGGCAATTTCCCGGCGGCCATGCTGACCCTTTTGGAAACAGTGGCCGGAAAACAATATCGGGCCATGGCCGAGCAGGCGTCCGGGGCCGAGACGTTGGTCGAATTATCCGAGTTGACCACCCCAGAACGCCATGTCCAGGGGGCCAGCTTGTTGCCCCGGGCCTCTTTTCCCCTGGACCTGGAATCGGCCCATGAGCTGCTGATGGCCATCCTTGAGGACCTCAGGGTCATGGGATCGGAATTGGGGATCGGGGCGGACCGGGTGATGGAGGCCCTGGAGACCAAGGAACTCAGTGCCGAACGTCTGTTCCGGGCGTATCTGGATGAGGACCAAGAATTTTTCGCCGTATGGGCCGAAAAAACTCCGACCACCCCCAAATTGTCGTTTTTCCTGGCGCAAAGCGCCCTGACGCCGTTCATCAGGAGCATGGCTCGCCGGATCATTGAGACTCGCCCGTTGAACGGAGTCTGGGAGCATGGCCATTGTCCGGTCTGCGGCAGTCTGCCGTATCTTTCCAGCCTGGAAACCCGTGAAGGGCTGCGGATGATGCACTGTTCCTTCTGCCAAAGCGCGTATCGCGTCGCGCGGATCGGATGCGTTTACTGTGGCGAACGGGATCCGCAAAAACTGCACTATTTTGACGTGGAGGAATTGCGCGGATTTCGGGTCGACCTTTGCGATCAGTGTCGGATGTACGTCAAAACCGCTGACTTCCGGCAACTGGACAGGATTTCCGTCCCGGTGCTGGACGACCTGGAGTCCTTGTCCATGGATGTGCTGGCCCAGGCCAGGGGGCATGTTCGGCCGACCCTGTCGGCTTTCGGCTTCTAG
- a CDS encoding LytTR family DNA-binding domain-containing protein, with product MSELRVLLIHPDPQVRHELRRQLREMDGVKVLGEAVSAFEAMELLEGVGYHAFFLGLDLPDGVSGLELAQILGQRKHRPAMVFLAADEAHAFKAFELGAMDYLLWPCSDERMKRTLTRLCQLSADAHIAEPEGKSRQVADFEGDEETLQISMGEEEEDNFLKALRQAWDYNQARPVEIEKLPITLDGRVILVPYSQIVFVEAYEDYSFVHTNQDKYLTSFRLKYLEDRLRAHRFFRVHRKFLVNLELVTEIASLPGSNFMLRTTGKKRIELPVSRRRIADLKQILGL from the coding sequence ATGAGCGAACTCCGCGTATTGCTGATCCATCCCGACCCCCAGGTTCGACACGAACTGCGTCGACAACTGCGGGAGATGGACGGTGTGAAGGTGCTGGGGGAGGCCGTTTCCGCCTTTGAGGCCATGGAACTGTTGGAAGGGGTTGGCTATCATGCTTTTTTCCTGGGACTGGACCTGCCCGACGGGGTCAGTGGCCTGGAACTGGCCCAGATTCTCGGGCAGCGAAAGCATCGCCCGGCCATGGTTTTTTTGGCTGCGGACGAAGCCCACGCCTTTAAGGCGTTTGAGTTGGGGGCCATGGACTACTTGCTCTGGCCCTGCTCGGATGAGCGGATGAAGCGCACCTTGACCCGGCTGTGTCAGCTCTCGGCCGACGCGCATATCGCCGAGCCCGAGGGCAAATCCAGGCAAGTCGCGGATTTTGAGGGCGATGAAGAAACCCTGCAGATTTCCATGGGGGAGGAGGAAGAGGACAATTTCCTTAAGGCCCTGCGTCAGGCCTGGGATTACAACCAGGCCCGACCCGTGGAGATCGAGAAATTGCCCATCACTCTGGACGGTCGGGTTATTCTGGTACCCTACAGCCAGATCGTCTTCGTGGAGGCTTACGAAGACTACAGTTTCGTGCATACCAATCAGGACAAATACCTGACCTCGTTCCGCCTAAAGTACCTGGAAGACCGTTTGCGGGCGCACCGATTCTTTCGGGTGCATCGAAAGTTTCTGGTCAACCTGGAACTGGTCACGGAAATTGCATCTCTGCCAGGCAGCAACTTCATGCTTCGGACCACCGGAAAAAAGCGTATCGAACTGCCGGTCAGCCGCCGCCGAATCGCGGATTTGAAGCAGATTCTCGGCCTCTGA
- a CDS encoding molybdenum cofactor guanylyltransferase, producing MNRGGVPAGVVLAGGKSSRLGHDKARIVFSGVSLLSRSVDLLKRHCDMVYVVGRLPEEHGLNVPSFLDDVPGRGPAGGIATVLRRLNRSCLVVSCDLPLMDDRTLRRLKAGWREKPKTALMTTFQQEDTRYIEALVAVYEPEALPLLEQGFDQGLYQLNRILTEPMRHHIPYPRSEATPFFNVNHPADLSMLRHLETAANGAWAGGTV from the coding sequence ATGAATCGGGGGGGGGTGCCGGCCGGTGTCGTGCTGGCCGGGGGGAAGAGTAGTCGGCTGGGCCACGACAAAGCGCGGATCGTTTTTTCCGGCGTCAGCTTGCTGTCCAGGTCCGTGGACCTGCTCAAGCGTCACTGCGACATGGTGTATGTCGTCGGCAGGCTTCCGGAAGAACACGGGCTGAACGTGCCGAGCTTCCTTGACGACGTCCCAGGGCGCGGTCCTGCGGGGGGGATCGCCACGGTTTTGCGGAGGCTCAATCGCTCGTGCCTTGTGGTGTCCTGCGATCTGCCGTTGATGGACGATCGCACTTTGCGCCGTCTCAAGGCCGGATGGCGGGAGAAGCCGAAGACGGCCTTGATGACCACCTTTCAGCAGGAAGACACCAGATACATCGAAGCCCTGGTCGCGGTGTACGAACCCGAGGCCCTGCCTTTGCTGGAGCAGGGGTTCGACCAGGGGCTGTATCAACTCAACAGGATTCTGACCGAGCCGATGCGGCATCATATTCCCTATCCTCGGTCAGAAGCCACGCCGTTTTTCAACGTCAATCACCCAGCGGATCTCTCCATGCTGCGGCACCTGGAAACGGCGGCGAATGGAGCATGGGCCGGAGGGACCGTTTGA